GGCAAGCGAGCCATTGGATCTTCTGCATGCTTTGGCTCCAAGAGGCTGCAACCGCGTGCTCTGGGAATGCGGACCGTCCCTAGCGGCGCAGGCAGTAAAGCAGGGCTGTGTTCAGGAGTTGGCGGTGGTGATTGCCCCCAAGCTTCTTGGAGGCACATTGGCCCGAACGCCTCTTGGTGAGCTGGGTTTCTCGGCGATGGATCAGGTGATCCCTCTCTCCGCGCTGACTGCAGAGTGGTTGGGGTGTGATCTGTTGCTGGGAGCGTTAACGCCTCCACTTGACCCAGCTGTTTAAGGGGTGTCCCAGAGCGATTGAAGTGTCCAAGGACCACCCTCCATCACCCAAAATGCTCCGTTCACAAGGCGGAAATTCTGATCGAGCGCTTCAATTTTTTGCAACTCGGTGTTGCTGAGTTGGATATCAGCAGCTTGTAAATTTTCAAGCAAGCGTGACGGTTTAACGGACTTAGGAATCGCTGAAATGCCCCTTTGGACATCCCATGCCAGCACCACCTGGGCGGGAGAACAGCCGCGTGTTTCCGCAATCGCACGAATCACAGGATGGTCGAGCACAGCCGGTGCATCTTTCACCTTTAGGGATTGGGGTCTGTCCATGGAGCCGAGTGGGGAGTAAGCGGTGATCAGAATCTCTTCTGACGCGCAATACTCAATCAAGGTTGGCTGTTGCAAAAGCGGATGGTGCTCCACTTGATTCACCTCTGGTTTCTGCTTGCAATGGGAGACCAGTTGTTGCAACTTTTTAACCGTAAAGTTGCTAACACCAATGTGTTTCGTAAGCCCTTTGTCGCGTGTTGATTCCATCGCCTCCCATGTTTCGCTGATCGGACTTTCTTCCGGTGTGAGTAGATCATCAACCGACTCTGCAAAAGTCTTCTCTGGTCTGATTCCCACCGGCCAATGAATGAGATAAAGGTTCAGATAGTCCACTCCTAGATTCTGAAGTGATTGGCTGAGTGCCGCTTCTACATGATTCTTGCCATGGCAGTTAGACCAAAGCTTCGATGTGATCCAGAGCTCCGATCTTGTGATCTCATGATTTTGAATGGCGTCGCGAATGGCATCACCTACTTCCTCTTCATTGCCATAAATGCTCGCGCAATCAATGTGGCGGTATCCAATCTTGATGGCTTCCCTTACTGATTTATAAACCTGTCTTGA
The Synechococcus sp. CC9311 DNA segment above includes these coding regions:
- a CDS encoding aldo/keto reductase, with the translated sequence MQYASLSNGDRMPLLGLGTGKSESRQVYKSVREAIKIGYRHIDCASIYGNEEEVGDAIRDAIQNHEITRSELWITSKLWSNCHGKNHVEAALSQSLQNLGVDYLNLYLIHWPVGIRPEKTFAESVDDLLTPEESPISETWEAMESTRDKGLTKHIGVSNFTVKKLQQLVSHCKQKPEVNQVEHHPLLQQPTLIEYCASEEILITAYSPLGSMDRPQSLKVKDAPAVLDHPVIRAIAETRGCSPAQVVLAWDVQRGISAIPKSVKPSRLLENLQAADIQLSNTELQKIEALDQNFRLVNGAFWVMEGGPWTLQSLWDTP